Proteins co-encoded in one Cucurbita pepo subsp. pepo cultivar mu-cu-16 chromosome LG15, ASM280686v2, whole genome shotgun sequence genomic window:
- the LOC111811951 gene encoding PH domain-containing protein DDB_G0275795-like, with translation MDEAKAMAAQHQQQLLLQQHKQQQQQQQQQQQQQQTQQHQQFLLLQQLQKQQQAQQQAAAISRFPSNIDAHLRPPGLHLRPGSINLHQNPNPNPNPNPNPTTSVPNLQSNPSPSQPPSQQSQQQQQHQHQLQQRAMRSGNQAELQMAYQDAWRVCHPDIKRPFGSLEDACERLLPYHVVADYEAEEDDRILDSDPTGQMLSRSQQWDHNISAKISEFIGTFEKQVLAFNIITRKRALGEFRSEERLMFEQALMQEEKRKLLELKAEIELRGKASKEAQDAKTRMAAMMQTDQTRGETQANEMMVRAPMRTGAHVGSQSSDVPVGHGVGEQEQVHPSEMINGWGNNTTQGDEKEASEDLLNDEEAENGDTGMHDSWREVGEFDLNTR, from the exons ATGGACGAAGCTAAGGCAATGGCTGCCCAACACCAACAACAGCTGCTCTTGCAACAGCACaaacagcaacagcaacagcaacagcaacagcaacagcagcaacaAACTCAGCAGCACCagcaatttcttcttcttcaacaattGCAGAAACAGCAGCAGGCTCAACAACAGGCCGCCGCTATCTCTCGCTTTCCTTCCAATATAGACGCGCATTTGCGCCCACCGGGTCTTCATCTCCGCCCTGGATCCATTAACCTCCaccaaaaccctaaccctaaccctaaccctaaccctaatcCAACCACGTCTGTTCCTAATTTGCAGTCTAACCCTAGCCCCAGTCAACCACCGTCTCAACAAtcgcagcagcagcaacaacacCAGCACCAGCTGCAGCAGAGAGCAATGCGATCCGGGAACCAGGCGGAACTCCAGATGGCTTATCAGGACGCTTGGCGTGTTTGCCATCCTGACATTAAGCGCCCCTTTGGTTCCCTTGAAgatgcttgtgagag GCTTCTGCCATACCATGTGGTGGCTGACTATGAGgcagaagaagatgatagAATCCTCGACTCGGATCCAACGGGCCAAATGTTGTCACGGTCACAGCAGTGGGACCATAACATCTCGGCCAAAATTTCCGAGTTCATTGGCACTTTTGAGAAGCAGGTATTGGCCTTCAACATCATAACTCGAAAAAGAGCATTGGGGGAGTTCCGTTCAGAAGAAAGATTGATGTTTGAACAAGCCCTTATGCAAGAAGAGAAACGGAAACTTCTTGAACTAAAAGCTGAGATTGAGTTGAGAGGGAAGGCGAGTAAAGAGGCTCAGGACGCCAAGACTCGGATGGCAGCTATGATGCAGACTGACCAAACACGGGGCGAAACACAGGCTAACGAAATGATGGTTCGTGCTCCTATGAGAACAGGTGCACATGTTGGATCCCAAAGCAGCGATGTTCCAGTTGGCCATGGTGTCGGGGAGCAGGAGCAAGTTCATCCAAGCGAAATGATCAATGGATGGGGAAACAACACCACACAGGGAGATGAGAAGGAAGCATCAGAGGACCTATTGAACGATGAGGAGGCCGAGAATGGCGATACGGGCATGCATGATAGCTGGCGTGAAGTCGGAGAATTTGATCTGAACACGAGATGA
- the LOC111776255 gene encoding glutaredoxin-C14-like, which produces MEKVKRLAAENEVLVISKSSCCLCYAVVVLLRDLGVCPMVYELDHDPEARDVEKALVRLQVCHAPPVPAVFIAGELIGSTNEVMSLHLSGDLNRMLKPYKVVQEN; this is translated from the coding sequence ATGGAAAAGGTGAAGAGATTAGCAGCTGAAAATGAAGTGTTGGTAATAAGCAAGAGCTCTTGTTGCCTTTGTTATGCAGTGGTTGTTCTTCTAAGGGACCTTGGAGTTTGCCCCATGGTGTACGAGCTTGATCATGACCCTGAAGCAAGAGATGTGGAGAAGGCTCTTGTAAGGTTGCAAGTCTGCCACGCACCGCCTGTTCCCGCCGTGTTCATCGCCGGAGAACTCATCGGATCGACCAACGAAGTCATGTCGCTTCACCTTAGTGGCGATCTCAATCGAATGTTGAAACCCTACAAGGTGGTTCAAGAGAACTAG
- the LOC111776279 gene encoding protein CDI-like: MGSCNEENLPDVGEVEQPFKIFVGYDVREDLAYEVCRHSILKRSSIPVEIIPIKQADLRTNGVYWRERGQLESTEFSFSRFLTPYLANYEGWAMFVDCDFLYLADIKELRDLIDNKFAVMCVHHDYTPKETTKMDGAVQTVYPRKNWSSMVLYNCGHPKNKLFTPETVNTQTGAFLHRFQWLEDDEIGSVPFVWNFLEGHNKSVEGDLTTLPKAIHYTRGGPWFEAWKNCEFADLWLKEMEEYQKEAVKKSAE; encoded by the coding sequence ATGGGTTCTTGTAATGAAGAGAATCTTCCTGATGTTGGAGAGGTGGAGCAACCATTTAAGATCTTTGTGGGCTATGatgttcgtgaagatcttgcATATGAGGTCTGTCGCCATTCCATCTTGAAGCGATCTTCAATTCCCGTTGAAATCATACCAATCAAGCAGGCAGATCTAAGAACGAATGGTGTCTATTGGCGTGAGAGAGGACAACTTGAAAGCACAGAGTTCTCATTTTCCAGGTTCTTAACTCCATATTTGGCGAATTACGAAGGATGGGCAATGTTTGTTGATTGTGATTTTCTGTATCTAGCTGACATTAAGGAACTAAGAGACTTGATTGACAATAAGTTTGCAGTTATGTGTGTCCACCATGATTACACaccaaaagaaacaacaaaaatggatGGTGCAGTACAAACTGTATACCCAAGGAAGAACTGGTCTTCAATGGTTTTGTACAACTGTGGGCATCCAAAGAACAAATTGTTTACACCTGAGACAGTCAACACTCAAACTGGTGCATTTCTTCATAGATTCCAATGGCTTGAGGACGATGAAATTGGGTCAGTCCCATTTGTCTGGAACTTTCTTGAGGGCCATAACAAGAGTGTAGAGGGTGATTTAACCACTCTCCCTAAAGCAATTCATTACACTCGTGGTGGACCATGGTTTGAAGCTTGGAAGAATTGCGAATTTGCAGATCTCTGGCTAAAAGAAATGGAGGAGTATCAGAAGGAGGCCGTGAAGAAATCTGCAGAATAG
- the LOC111776295 gene encoding uncharacterized protein LOC111776295, with the protein MTPRTSRGPRDQKSRISSNEGPHWVLIAGGVLLSTLSIRLGYKLKQAFEPRQLKDSGSSLTGNVKSSDRRKVAGCLCSNLYSYTRDDECCFNCMPGTQCTTDVKCPPADQMVVASETALPLVMVPASEFNKENGVIWAASPDRLELPAKQFHHSNCSDSPCVSESGSDIFSKREVIHKLRHQLKRRDDMLLEMQDQIVHLQNSLNAQVAHSSHLQSQIDTANQDLFDSEKEIQRLRKAIADHCLGQAGPNDKSPSTVRSWSSETRNGHANGYMDGNCNFEVAEKVREEERIEMFKKEVGDLKEVIEGKEYLLQSYKEQKTELSLKIKELQQRLDSQLPNIL; encoded by the exons ATGACACCCAGAACAAGTAGAGGTCCTAGAGATCAGAAGTCCAGAATTTCTTCCAACGAGGGCCCACATTGGGTTCTAATTGCTGGTGGTGTACTATTGAGCACTCTATCAATTCGCCTAGGTTACAAGCTGAAACAAGCATTTGAGCCGAGGCAGCTGAAGGATAGTGGCAGTTCTTTGACAG GAAATGTGAAGTCTTCTGACAGAAGAAAGGTTGCTGGATGTCTTTGctcaaatttatattcatataCACGAGATGATGAATGTTGCTTCAACTGTATGCCAG GGACTCAATGTACGACGGATGTGAAGTGCCCACCTGCAGATCAAATGGTGGTTGCATCTGAGACCGCTCTTCCTTTGGTAATGGTTCCAGCTTCTGAATTCAACAAGGAGAATGGTGTTATCTGGGCAGCTTCTCCTGATCGGCTCGAGTTGCCTGCAAAGCAATTCCATCATTCGAACTGCTCAGATTCACCTTGTGTCTCGGAGTCCGGTTCCGATATCTTCAGCAAACGTGAAGTGATTCATAAGCTAAGACACCAATTGAAAAGGAGAGATGATATGCTACTAGAAATGCAAGATCAAATCGTTCACTTGCAAAATTCTCTCAACGCTCAGGTAGCCCACTCCTCTCATTTACAGTCACAAATTGATACTGCAAACCAAGACTTGTTTGATTCAGAAAAAGAGATTCAGAGGCTCAGAAAAGCAATTGCAGATCACTGTTTGGGTCAGGCAGGCCCCAACGATAAGTCGCCGTCAACAGTAAGAAGTTGGTCGAGCGAGACGAGGAATGGTCATGCAAATGGTTATATGGATGGTAATTGCAACTTTGAGGTAGCTGAGAAAGTAAGAGAGGAGGAGAGAATTGAGATGTTCAAAAAGGAGGTAGGGGACTTGAAGGAAGTGatagaaggaaaagaatatCTATTGCAAAGCTACAAGGAGCAGAAGACAGAGCTTTCTTTGAAGATCAAGGAATTGCAACAGAGATTAGACTCTCAACTTCCCAACATTTTGTAG